In Sulfitobacter sp. OXR-159, one DNA window encodes the following:
- the ubiB gene encoding 2-polyprenylphenol 6-hydroxylase, producing the protein MRGPHNIWRLIRTGATLERAGAMNVVLDAFDASPALRFVARALGLPFKWLGYKGDPTMPPATRALTALGPAYIKFGQVLSTRPDVVGDDLAVQLRVLQDKLPPFDTALARRAVEQELGEPVSAIFSEFSEPVAAASIAQVHHAQLAETGEEVAVKVLRPGIEKAFRKDIDAFYLAARMAEIFSPGSRRLRPMEVIEHFDGVVRGELDLRLESSAASEFAANTKDDTGFQLPEIKWNYSGRRVMTLGWADGLPLGDNAALDAAGHDRVALSERVLQLFLQHALRDGYFHADMHQGNLKVAANGDIIAYDFGIMGHIDSYTRRVYAEILYGFIRRDYERVAKVHFEAGYVPADKDVDEFARALRAVGEPIFGMDATRISMARLLTYLFEVTERFGMETRTELILLQRTMVVVEGVARSLNPHINIWEVASPIVTDYITKSLGPRAIVSDLRDTAMVMARFGPRLPGLVEQALNRQAEEQPERRPRFWRYIAATAVMSGIAGATTIALIGALL; encoded by the coding sequence ATCCGCACCGGCGCGACGCTGGAACGCGCGGGCGCGATGAATGTGGTGCTGGATGCTTTCGATGCTTCCCCGGCGCTGCGTTTCGTGGCCCGCGCGCTTGGCCTGCCGTTCAAATGGCTGGGCTACAAGGGCGACCCGACCATGCCGCCCGCCACCCGCGCGCTCACGGCGCTTGGCCCGGCCTACATCAAATTTGGTCAGGTGCTGTCGACCCGGCCTGACGTGGTGGGCGATGATCTGGCTGTGCAACTGCGCGTGCTGCAAGACAAGCTGCCGCCTTTTGACACGGCGCTGGCCCGCAGGGCGGTCGAGCAGGAGTTGGGTGAGCCGGTCAGCGCGATCTTTTCCGAGTTCAGCGAGCCCGTCGCCGCGGCCTCCATCGCGCAGGTGCATCACGCGCAGCTGGCCGAGACCGGTGAAGAGGTCGCCGTCAAAGTCCTGCGCCCCGGCATCGAAAAAGCCTTCCGCAAGGACATCGACGCTTTCTATCTTGCCGCCCGCATGGCCGAAATCTTCTCTCCCGGATCGCGCCGATTGCGCCCGATGGAGGTGATCGAGCATTTCGACGGCGTTGTGCGGGGGGAGTTGGACCTGCGGCTGGAAAGCTCCGCCGCGTCGGAGTTTGCCGCCAACACCAAAGATGACACCGGATTTCAACTGCCTGAGATCAAGTGGAATTATTCGGGTCGCCGCGTGATGACGCTGGGCTGGGCCGATGGCCTGCCGCTGGGCGACAACGCGGCACTCGATGCCGCCGGACACGACCGTGTGGCGCTGTCGGAACGGGTGCTGCAACTCTTTTTGCAACACGCCCTGCGCGACGGCTATTTCCACGCCGACATGCACCAAGGCAACCTCAAGGTCGCGGCCAATGGCGATATCATCGCTTATGACTTCGGCATCATGGGCCATATCGACAGCTATACCCGCCGCGTCTATGCCGAGATCCTCTATGGCTTTATCCGCCGCGATTACGAGCGCGTGGCCAAGGTGCATTTTGAGGCGGGTTACGTGCCTGCCGACAAGGATGTCGATGAATTCGCCCGCGCCCTGCGCGCGGTGGGCGAGCCGATTTTCGGCATGGATGCCACCCGCATTTCCATGGCGCGGCTGCTGACCTACCTCTTTGAAGTGACTGAGCGTTTCGGCATGGAAACCCGGACCGAGCTGATCTTGCTGCAACGCACGATGGTCGTGGTTGAGGGCGTGGCCCGCTCGCTCAACCCGCATATCAACATCTGGGAAGTCGCGAGCCCGATTGTGACCGATTACATCACCAAGTCGCTAGGGCCGCGCGCGATCGTTTCTGATCTGCGCGACACGGCGATGGTCATGGCCCGCTTTGGTCCGCGTTTGCCGGGGTTGGTCGAACAGGCGCTGAACCGTCAGGCCGAGGAGCAGCCCGAGCGCCGCCCGCGGTTCTGGCGCTACATCGCGGCGACTGCGGTGATGTCCGGCATTGCCGGGGCCACCACAATCGCCCTGATCGGCGCGCTGCTTTAG
- a CDS encoding acetyl-CoA C-acyltransferase family protein: MSNDIVILGGARTAIGTFGGSLAATPPTTLGSTVARAAMERAGVDPAQIGHVVFGTVINTEPRDMYLSRVAARDAGVPDEVPAMNVNRLCGSGVQALVSATQSLMLGDADFALAGGAESMSRAPYILPDARWGQKMGDVRSLDMLLGTLNCPFGTGHMGVTAENVADEHTISREEMDAFALQSQERAAAAIAAGHFKDQIVPVDVKVKRDMVPFDTDEHPKATTAEALAGLRPVFQKDGRVTAGNASGINDGAAALVLARAGAAEAAGLAPRARILGYAHAGVRPEVMGIGPVPAVRRLLERTGLKADDFDVIESNEAFASQALAVSKELGFDPAKVNPNGGAIALGHPVGATGAIITVKALYELERIGGKRALITMCIGGGQGIAMAIERIA; the protein is encoded by the coding sequence ATGTCAAACGATATCGTCATCTTGGGCGGTGCACGCACTGCCATCGGCACTTTCGGCGGCAGCCTTGCCGCGACCCCGCCAACCACCTTGGGCAGCACCGTGGCCCGCGCCGCGATGGAGCGGGCTGGCGTTGACCCGGCGCAGATCGGCCATGTGGTGTTTGGCACCGTCATCAACACCGAGCCGCGCGACATGTACCTCAGCCGCGTCGCCGCGCGCGATGCGGGCGTGCCGGATGAAGTGCCCGCGATGAACGTGAACCGCCTGTGCGGTTCGGGCGTGCAAGCGCTGGTCTCGGCGACCCAAAGCCTGATGCTGGGCGATGCGGATTTCGCCCTTGCTGGCGGGGCCGAGAGCATGTCGCGCGCACCTTACATTCTGCCCGATGCCCGCTGGGGCCAGAAAATGGGCGATGTTCGCAGCCTCGACATGCTTTTGGGCACGCTGAACTGCCCCTTCGGCACCGGCCACATGGGGGTCACGGCCGAGAATGTCGCGGATGAACATACCATCTCCCGCGAGGAGATGGACGCCTTTGCCCTGCAAAGCCAAGAGCGTGCAGCAGCGGCCATCGCGGCGGGGCATTTCAAGGATCAAATCGTGCCGGTCGACGTAAAGGTCAAGCGCGACATGGTGCCCTTTGACACCGATGAACACCCCAAGGCCACCACGGCCGAGGCACTGGCCGGGCTGCGCCCCGTATTCCAGAAGGACGGGCGCGTCACGGCGGGCAATGCCAGCGGTATCAACGACGGTGCCGCGGCGCTGGTGCTGGCCCGCGCCGGGGCAGCCGAGGCCGCCGGGCTGGCGCCCCGTGCGCGCATCCTTGGCTACGCCCATGCCGGTGTGCGGCCCGAAGTCATGGGCATCGGCCCGGTTCCCGCCGTCCGCCGCCTGCTGGAGCGCACCGGCCTGAAGGCCGATGATTTCGATGTGATCGAAAGCAACGAGGCATTTGCCAGCCAAGCGCTGGCGGTGAGCAAGGAGTTGGGATTCGACCCGGCGAAAGTGAACCCCAACGGCGGGGCCATCGCCCTTGGCCATCCGGTCGGCGCGACGGGGGCGATCATCACCGTGAAGGCGCTTTATGAGCTGGAGCGGATCGGCGGCAAGCGCGCGTTGATCACCATGTGCATCGGCGGGGGGCAAGGCATCGCCATGGCCATCGAACGTATCGCCTGA